A window of the Hevea brasiliensis isolate MT/VB/25A 57/8 chromosome 6, ASM3005281v1, whole genome shotgun sequence genome harbors these coding sequences:
- the LOC110639235 gene encoding uncharacterized protein LOC110639235 yields MVRAAVDSARQEDIPGMVNLMLRCCVNALLSAVDFLNKFTINFAAITGEAYCTSARMTYELLKRNLLSAVFVETVSSRLLAGIAFVLSAIYAIVVCAILKGVSNLGVDSYFVAVLAWVLLIVVLGFFIHVLDNVIDTVYICYAIDRDRDEVCKQEVHEVYVHLPISRSHRSPIVPGTPDV; encoded by the exons ATGGTGCGGGCTGCTGTTGATAGTGCAAGACAAGAGGATATTCCTGGGATGGTGAACCTTATGTTGCGGTGTTGTGTTAATGCATTACTGTCAGCAGTAGATTTTCTTAACAAGTTCACAATCAACTTTGCGGCAATAACTGGTGAAGCCTACTGTACCTCTGCAAGAATGACATATGAGCTCTTAAAACGCAATCTTCTCTCTGCCGTTTTCGTGGAGACTGTCTCATCTCGTTTGTTGGCTGGAATTGCCTTTGTCCTCTCAGCAATATATGCAATTGTG GTTTGTGCCATCTTGAAGGGCGTGAGCAATCTTGGGGTTGACTCATACTTTGTAGCTGTTCTTGCATGGGTGCTTTTGATAGTGGTGCTGGGCTTCTTTATCCATGTGCTAGACAACGTGATCGACACTGTTTACATATGCTACGCTATAGATAGAGATAGAGACGAGGTTTGTAAACAAGAAGTTCATGAGGTTTACGTTCACCTACCCATCAGTAGAAGCCACAGATCGCCTATTGTTCCTGGAACTCCCGATGTATAA